In Mycobacteriales bacterium, the DNA window GGCGCAGGTCGACGCCATCGCGGTCACCGCCGGGCCGGGCCTGGCGGGCGCCTTGCTCGTCGGCGTCGCCGCCGCGAAGGCCTACGCGCTGTCGGCGGGCAAGCCGCTCTACGGCGTCAACCACCTCGCTGCGCACGTCGCGGTGGACCGGCTGGCCAACGGCGACCTGCCCGAGCCGTGCATCGCGCTGCTCGTGTCGGGCGGTCACTCCTCGTTGCTGTTGGTCGGGGATCTCGTCGGCGACCTGACGACGTTGGGCGCCACCGTCGACGACGCCGCGGGTGAGGCGTTCGACAAGGTCGCCCGAGTGCTCGGGCTGCCGTTCCCGGGCGGTCCGTACATCGACCGCGCCGCCGGTGAGGGTGATGCCTACTCGATCGACTTCCCGCGCGGCGTGGTCCGGGACGCCCCGTTCTCCTTCACCTTCTCCGGGCTGAAGACGGCGGTCGCCCGGTGGGTCGAGGCAAAGCAGCGGTCCGGTGAGAGCGTGCCGGTGGCCGACGTCGCCGCCTCGTTCCAGGAGGCCGTGACGGACGTGTTGACCGCGCGCGCGATCGCGGCCTGCCGCGAGTACGGCGTCGGGTCGCTGGTCGTCGGCGGTGGGGTGGCCGCCAACTCTCGGCTGCGGGCGATGGCCGCCGAGCGCTGCGAGGACGCCGGCATCACGTTGCGGGTGCCACCGCGCAACCTGTGTACCGACAATGGCGCCATGGTCGCCGCACTCGGCGCGCTGCTCGTCGAGCGCGAGATCGATCCGTCGCCGTTGGACATCCCGGCTGACTCCGCCATGGTCCTCGGGTGAGCGAGCCTCCGCCGCCGGTGCCGAGGCTGCGCCGCGGTCCCGGTCCGACGCCCGGCAACGGCAAGAAGGTGCTGGTCGGCGTTCTCGCGCTCTTCCTGGTCCTGCTCGGCTTCGTACTCATCCTGGTGTTCACGATCGGGCTGAACAACAACGGCGTGAAGATCCCGTCGAGCCAGCCGTCGTCCGCCCCGACCGGGACTCAATCGGCCGGCGCGCCGCCTACGTTCTTCGCGATCGGCGCCGACACCGGCGCGGCCGCCTTCGTACGGCGGGGCGTGGTCTATCGCTCACAGCACGGTCATGCCCGCGCGGTCGCGGCGGCCTCCGCAGTCGACGGTCGGGTCGGCTACTTCGCAGTGCCGGTCGGCGGCTGTCGTACCCGGCTCGACACGCTGTCGGCGGGCCGCTCGATCGACCTGCGAAAGCTCGCCACGATCGCCGGACGGGCGCAGCCCGTGCCGATGTCGATCAGCCCTGACGGCAGGCAGCTCGCCCTGGTCGTGCAGC includes these proteins:
- the tsaD gene encoding tRNA (adenosine(37)-N6)-threonylcarbamoyltransferase complex transferase subunit TsaD, with the translated sequence MTAPAVVLGIETSCDETGVGIVRGGELLADALASSVEEHARFGGVVPEVASRAHLEAMVPTVHRALEQAGLTMAQVDAIAVTAGPGLAGALLVGVAAAKAYALSAGKPLYGVNHLAAHVAVDRLANGDLPEPCIALLVSGGHSSLLLVGDLVGDLTTLGATVDDAAGEAFDKVARVLGLPFPGGPYIDRAAGEGDAYSIDFPRGVVRDAPFSFTFSGLKTAVARWVEAKQRSGESVPVADVAASFQEAVTDVLTARAIAACREYGVGSLVVGGGVAANSRLRAMAAERCEDAGITLRVPPRNLCTDNGAMVAALGALLVEREIDPSPLDIPADSAMVLG
- a CDS encoding WD40 repeat domain-containing protein translates to MSEPPPPVPRLRRGPGPTPGNGKKVLVGVLALFLVLLGFVLILVFTIGLNNNGVKIPSSQPSSAPTGTQSAGAPPTFFAIGADTGAAAFVRRGVVYRSQHGHARAVAAASAVDGRVGYFAVPVGGCRTRLDTLSAGRSIDLRKLATIAGRAQPVPMSISPDGRQLALVVQPRCDGRSQLVVYDLQSRSLRPLAGFARSAPVLSLAWASDSRRLAALTSGVRGGGGVVQEFTVATRSVPRGNPVGDARVVLWWHGRFAVISDGAIRTFSSAGLGATLGTGLPSSVTSVSVDPSGTRLLMSAGLQTVAEPGGISFGTTYVWSAGQARVLSSGHWDDPVW